The DNA window ACTCTCAGTGGCAGAAGGCCTCTTGCCCTTCACCCTGGCTGCAGCCGATGGTGGGGGTAGGGGTGGTGCCCTAATGTCCTCCACATTGATCATTGGTTGATGTGCTGGTTGCTGGTCAACCACTGGTTGTGCTCCGGGCACATTGGAGTGATCCTCGACGACCATGCGTCCTTGGAAAACAGCATGGTGCTCGTCGATACACTTGAGAGGAGCATCCTTGAATGCCTTCGCTCCTTTCCTTTCCTACACGGTCGAAGATCATGTCAGCGTATGCAACTAGAATTGGTGTAAAATATGGATGCAAACTATAGAAATGATGGAGTAAGTCAGAATGCGATTTGTTCACATGTCATTATGAACAGCAAGCAATATAATGTACTGTACAGAAATAAACAGCAAGCAGTACTTAAATAAATCATAAGACAGCATTATCCACACTACTCAAACTCAATCCGGTACTTGAATATGCTATATGAACTGCACTACAGAAATAAAATGATACACACAGAAATAAAGCATTTTTATTTGCAGGCATATTTGCAGAATCAGCATGTTGAACTGCAGCACAGCAAAGCATTTCTGTAGTACAGCAATCAGGCAAATTTGAAGAACAACAATAAAGCAATATGAACTACAAGCAGTTTACTTTGTATAAAGGAATCACAAATATCTCACATGCACAACGGCTGCATGAATTGGCTGGTACCTATTGACTTCATAGATAGTTCAAAAACATGGCTTTACAGAATGGGTGGATTGAATGGCAATGTGTACTGCAACATATGAATGGCAGAACACTACTTCCTTTTGTCTTTACCATTCAGAAGTATTCAGTGATGCACACATCCTTACTTAAGTACAATCTGTACTACTTAATTGTACAGAACTCTACAACCACGGTATTGCTACAAATTTGCAGTGACAAAACAATGGGAAGGCAACATAATAATCTTCTAACAGCACTGCCATATAAGTTTGGAGGTGTACACTGAAAGATGCTACAACTGTCAGTATAATTGATGGATTAGTTCAAAAGGCATTTCTGTTGCATTTGATTACTAGCACTATAATATCATGCCTATTGCAAATGAATGAGTTGTTTCTTGATTACTTCATGTATCATTTACCCAAATTGATCAACCTGCCATTGCAAAACAAAGTACCGCTGGAtgcaaaataaaagaaaatgcagCTAGATGTAAAATAAAACACTAGTGGTAAACCCATCAAGTCTTACACAAATTTTAATTTCAATAGATGTCTGAATGTAAAGAAAGAATTGGTTAGGATTCACAATGTAGTGAAATCTGATTGTACTCTACACTAGTACCACACTAGTGATACAACTTGGCAGTTGCAGAGTCATGGAAAGGCAACATAAAGATCTTGTAcatatatgtttggatgctaaAATGGAATATGCTACAACTACTGGTACAGATGTATATGTCAGACATATGGTCACATAATAATTACTAGCTAGTTACTTTCTGATGTTAAACCACCTTAAAAAGGATGTACATATCAGACAAATGGACAAGATTTTCCACATCAATTATAGCTTCATCATTACAAAATTGTCACCTATGTCCAAGTAATACAAGATAAAGTCAATCATATATAAAGGTCCCATAAATGACACATTACTTGCTATGATTTTGGTACTTTCAATTTTCACTCCTATGTTCGCATAGACTACAGTTTTATAAACTAGTTCATCTAATTAAATTCCTATGTTCATCTAATATATATTGTACATCCTATTTTGCACACCTATTTTCATGTACGCTACACTGACATACAAACAACAGTTCATCTAATCACATTGCTAGGTTCATATGCACTACATGTCAGTCCAGTACTACACACTAGTCCAAAACCAAAGATAGACTGGCATACCGACTCCTGGCTTTCCCACCACTTGTCGGGAGCGAGGATGGCCTGAGTCACCGGATCACGTGCAAATCCGGTAGCCTTGGATTCCAGCCAAGTCCACATGTTGAAGTTTTTGCGAGACTTTACCCAGCGCCACTTCACTTGCTTCTTGGTTACTATCTTTCCTGCCCTCTCTAGCATCTTCCTCTCCAAATTGATGAACCCTTGTGCTTCGGGGGACGAGGAGATGATGTTGCGTGCCTGAATCTCCTCCAAGCAACTCTGGAGGAAGACACGAAGCTCTTCCTCGGTCCAATGTGTTCGACCCTCCGCAATCTACCAACCCAAGTCAAGCAATAAATTTGGGGTACAAGGAAATTAAAGCTAACATAGAacacaattactccctccgtttcatgttataagtttttttaaaactttttttctaCTCAAATTTATTtaggtttgactaaatttaaagaaaaattttgcaatatctacaacatcaaattagtttcattggaTGTAGCATtgactatattttgataataaatttaatttgtattggaaatattatttttcatataaatttgatcaaacttaaaaagaaaaatgactGATAAAGAAATCGAagcgatttataatataaatcggagggagtaacttcCTTGCCTCGCCAGACGGGACGAGGTCCCAATCGATGGCGCGGAACACTGCTTCCGGAGTGAGTCGCTGGACGAACGCGAGGAGGGCTAAGGGCGAcctgacgacgacggcgatgaggaGCCGCGAAGCAGCCTCGGCTGCGTCGTCTTGGGTAAGCCTCGTGGTGGCGTCCGACAGCAGCGAGTCGCACGACCCCTGATCGGAATCCGgatctgccaccaccaccacccccaggCGCCAGTCAGCCGAGCCACGAGACCCGgatggaggagacggcggccgcCCTGCTCCGATGATGCCCGGGTCCTCCTCGGCTAGCTTGCGTTTCTTGCTGCCtctcgccgccatggcggcgacgggcaATGCGctgggcgacgacggcgacgggcaaTGCgctgggcgacgacgacgacgaggaggcggatgAACGAAAGGGGAACGGAAACCTCGCTAACGGCCGTCGACCGCGTTTAATGCTCGTTGCCGCCGTCGCAGCCTCGCTGGGGAAGAAGGGGGAAAAGGGGGGAATGTCGCGCCCAAATGTGGGCCTTGTTTGGCAGCCCACCACAATTATGGCCCATTTCCAGTAGATGGGCCTGGAAGTCAAAACTGAAATTCCGGCCCATCTATGTAGGGTACGGGCCCGGATTGAGGCCTCTGCCTCACGAGCGCACATTCAGTTGTTTTAGTTATGCCATGGATGATGTAGAATCGACTGTTTTTCAGCTGTTAATTATTGGATTTAGTTGTAGTAGTTTTTAGTTTAGAACTTCTAGTCCTAAACACTCCAATGCAACCTTCATGTGAGAATTACTATATATTCTGTACTGTTGGTGTGTTTGCCCTCATGTAGACAAATACTGATGGGTATGCACAAGGTACATATTCTCAGTACTTCTACTGCCAAGTTTGCATCACATAGTCTGAATACCTCGGAAGATTGGGGGTACAAACATAACGGGGAAATACGTTGCTGGAGGCACTTCTATTGCTGAGAGAACAGGGTGGAAAATCTTGCATTGCAAACTTAGCAGCGCAGTTAGAATAATAATGAAAATGACAACCTTAGAATCAGCTCTAAGGCGCTGTCATCTTGGAAAATGTAGAGAGTGAAGCCACTGCTTCCCCAGTGGTTAAGTACAGAATATCTGATTTGAAATGACCATGAGCATCATTCGCTCGTTGTATCTTCTCCATGACCTCTCCAGTTGGATTCACAAGTATAAgctgcaaaaataaaataaaggggGTTTACTATGccacataactttttttttttttgccgggtcagCCGAAGGAttcggtcgaccaaatttcattaagaagaagaagggggTTTTGTTTGTGCCCCAAAACTGTGTTTATGTTTTAGGAAATTAGAGTATATACCTCTAGTCCATGCTTCTCTGTTGATTTCTTCAAGTCGATGAGGAACGATATGCCACTTGTATCAATTGCAGGGACAGCTGAGAAGGATAGTTTTATGATGTGTTAGTACAGCTGAGAAGCCTTTGTACTAGACTCTGGTATGACCTGATCTTGCATTTGAAAGGAACATACTAACAAAATAAAGTGGATGAAAGTTTCATTCGAACTAACAAACCTGACAGATCCAAAATTACGAAATGGAGTTCACTTTGTTTGGTTCCTGCAGAACTTTCTTCTTCTATCCATCTTTTAATCCTACAAACAGAAACATTGCAGATATATTTATCCACTTTTCAGAACTTTGATTTCTAgtatttatttcttttcctaGAAGTGCGTTTTACCTTTCATTTAGGTAGTTGGTGTTTGCAAAGTTTATAGGAGCCTCAACTGTCAGGATTAAGAACCCAGGAACTCTTTGAGCGTCCTTGTACTGATGAAGATTTCGGTAAATATCAGTGCCTTTGATGTTCCCTTGAATCATCATCTTTGGCCTTGTGATTTGCAACAGTACCCTGAATATTGATATACCAACCTGCAAAATTTGAGAATTTTAATCAGTAAGCAAGTAAAGCTGCAACTTACTCTATGGAATAATTAGCTTTGTCAGTTTTATTGGTTACCGCTATTGCAAGGCCTTGTTGGACTGAGATGAAGATTACACCAGCAAATGCACATAGACACACAAGGAAATCCATCTTGTCCATCTTCCAGATGTTGTATACAGCAGGGAGATCAATGAGCCCAATCACAGCAGCAATTATGATTGCTCCAAGAACAACATTCGGTGTGTACACAAACAGTGGCATGAGGAACAACAGTGTGACCATGACAGTCAGTGCCATGATCACATTTGACATGGCAGTCTTGCAACCAGCATTGTGGTTCACAGCAGAACGAGAGAATGCTCCTGATGGAAATTAAATAAGAGAGACCATCATCCtttctatccttttttttttttgaacggaaatcATTCTTTCTATCCTTGTGAATGGTGATGAAACTAGGATTAAAGATTGGTTCAGGGATGTACCTGTAGTTACATAGCATGATGTACATGAGCCCACAATGTTCATCAATCCTATGGCCATCATCTCTTTGTTACCATCTACCTGGTAGTCCTTGAGTGAAGCAAATGTCCTACCAACTGCCACTCCTTCCTGGTAAATAGTGAAAAGTGTTATCTGAATAGTACTGATACTATGGCACAAGATTCTGAACATATATGGGGTGTCAAGTTCAGATAGCATCATGGGATACATTAATTTTCCCATGGAAAAACACAGTTAAAATGGTAAAATTTATGACAGACATACCGTTAGGGAGATGATTCCGGTGACAAGGCCAGTCTTTACAGTGAGGCCCAAATATTGAGGATCAAAGAGTAGTTTATCCCATGAAGGGCGATTCAGGCCACATTTGAGCTGCCCAATCTGCAGGGAAAAGATaggcatttttttattaatatgttACAACTAAGAAAATACTAATGCAGTAATTTACAGTTGTTTCAGGTTTCTTACTATGCTAATGCCATGTTTCTGAGCTTTGAACAGGAAAACAAGCAGGGTAGAGACGATAACACATGCCAAGGGAGCACAAGCTGAAACCCAGAAAAGCTTTGGCCATTTCATACTCTGCATACACAGAAGATAGAATTTGTGCAGGAGTTAGAATTAACGAGTGCAAAAATAAAATGTACTTGATTTCAGTTTCTGAAATGAACTTTTCACTGATACTACCACCATCCTCATTTTCAGAATATTGAACACTACATCTGTTTTTTGGGAGAATAACTCCATGGCCCGAGAAATATAGCAGAATAAAGAAGTACAGTTTACAGAGCACTGGGCAGATATCACATATCAGAGAGACAGAGACTGTAGGTTTTCAGGAGAGGGATGTTGGATCGTGTAAATTTCGTCCCTTTTCCTCCCTTATGTACTACCTGCAAGATCTGTTCAGTTCTTCCAGGGTCAAAACCAATGTGGCCATGTGGCCTTGAGAGGCCCAACACTATTCCTCTGGAGCTAGTAGCATAGATCAGTGTCGGTTGCATTATTTCGTCTTGGGCTGCTCCATTTGTAGCCTTCCAGTCAGAACCTACGGACTGTTTAATTTGCTAGTTACAGCCTTACAGGCTTacattctttcaaaaaaaaccGTGCAtgctgaggctgtgtttagttccgcaccaaaattgaaagtttgactgaaactggaagtttgaaaaaaaaagttggaagttggtgtgagtagaaaagttttgatgcgatgaaaaagttagaagtttgaataaaaagttgggaactaaacaatgcTTGAGTTGATTATTGGGGGCATATGTATGTATGACGAGTgctggccaccaccaccaccttttTTTAAAGAGTATTTTTTACCCAacctctatatccaaccggatatatgtagCTTTTTTAAATTGAAAACTTAACACCTCAAATAACTTAATCTGAAATTCGTTCCTATAGAGGCTTAAACTCAGGACCTTAGAGTGCTACTAAAGTCACTGCAACTACTATTCGTGCCCTTTCGCAATAGTGTTctgcaaccaccaccacctaaTACTCACTATCTTCAACGTAACTAGCAGTAGTGTTCTCTATCAGCATGGTTGCAAGGTTCAGAATACTGAATTGTGTGCATGCACCAACAgaacaaatataacttttttttttcaaaaaacagaACAAATGAACCATCTGAAAAAGGCGCAGCCCAAACGAACATTAATACTACATTTCCTTTGACCAAATAATTAAGTCCAGTAATTTTCTAATGACTTTTGACATGTTACTTTTACTGCAACAAGTTGCTGGTAATTACTAAAATACTGTACTTAGCTTGGACTGTCAAAATAAAAAGACTAGCTAGACATGGAcccatacatgcatgcaacaaCCTGCAGAGAGAGATCCATGTCCGTGACCAAATTGATCAAGAAAGGCACGCACATCCTTCCAAAGGATGGATCGTCGGCCATATATATGCATCATTTCATGCCTGACTTCACCCGGCTGCATGATTATCGATAGCGACAACATATATAcgaagctatatatatatcctgCGTACTACAGACGAAGCGAATCGAAACATGTCCAAGAGAAACGCCAAAACCGCCGCTAATATAGCCCCTGCTATGATCAGCACCACACATGCGTGTCATCAGTGGCTAGCTAGCTGAACATTTATTCTTTTTCGAAGGAAGAAATATTGCAAAAACAAATAACAATAATAGTAATAATCAGAGAATAGCATGACGTAGACATCAGTCAACGGCAGTCAAAAGGAGTAGACGCGTGTGTAGTGTGATGTGATACGTACCACATGCCTCGCCGTGAGCAGGAGCACCAGGAAGCACACGGCCATCAGGATCGTCTGCCACGACCACTGCACAAAGCacggtgatcgatcgatcgatcggtcagtCATACAGTCACTtagctcgccgtcgcggcggcggcggcggcgccggcgacgttaTGGATGCGCAATTGCGACATCATTAGTTACCTCCTTGGTGTGGTGGATGACGGAGGCCATGACGGGGACGAGGCCCATCTCGGTGGTGAAGTGGACGATGCCGAGCAGCGCCTTGAGCTGCTGCAGCGACACGATGATCGCCGCGCCGGCCATGAACCCGACAAGCGTCGCCTTCGACAGGAAATCGATGATGAACCCCAGcctgcatccatccatcaagATGAGATCACATCATGCAACCATGCTTCAATTCGGCATCAATGAGCAGGAACATGCAGCtagccatggatggatggatggatggatggatcaccGGAGGATGCCGAGGGAGGCCTGGACGAGGCCGGCGAAGAAGGTGGAGGTGAAGGCGAGCTGGAGGAAGAgcagcggctcggcggcggggcTCACCGCCTGCCGCAGCATGGACCCCATTATCAGCGACGCGATCGACACCGGCCCCACCGCCAGGTCCCTCGAGCTCCCCAGCACCGCGTACACCATCGGCGGCACAAAGCTCGAATCTACACAATAACCATcaataattagttaattaccactagctaaTCACCTAACCATTGTCCATTTACTAATAATCAAAGATATTTGCATGCACACGTACAGAGGCCGATGATCGGAGGCAAGCTAGCCAGCTTCGCGTAGCTAATGCCCTGCAAGATCGAGTTAATCAGCAACCATGAATGCTGGTTAAAAATCACGCTGTACATGCAAAGCCAGTAATTAAGGAGTACAGTTGGTGTGTATCTGTACATGACCAGGATGTTACCAAAATGATCCTAcaaacttccaaaaaaaaaaggaaaagaaaaatcaaagacAAACATTCACACGCAAGGATCGATATGATGCAGCTAGCTGTTTCGTCGAACACATGGAGTGCATGCACAGGAAACGGAAAGGAATCAAGGCGAAGATTATATCATTGCCTGAGGGATGGCGAGGCTGGCGATGgtgaggccggcgacgaggtcggaTTTGAAGAGGGAGAAGGAGTAGCTGGGCACCCAGTCGAGGATCGGGAACAGGTACTGCACCGCCATGACCCACTTGGTCGTCAGCGGCTTCCCCTTGAACCCGCGGAACGGGTCGTCGGGGAAGAAGGTCTCCTTCACCCTCGCCTTCAGCTTGCTCGCCGTGctctgcgccggcggcgccgccaccttgtgtagcaccgccatcgccgcgatctccgcctccgcctccccccctCCAACTACTACGCCACCCTCGTTGCCGTTGTCATTGTAGCCATAAGCTCCACGCATCCCCACCATGTGAGAGagattttttgttgttgttgttgttgctatAGCAAAGCTAGGTTTTACTATCCAACAACTTAGTTGTTGTTGCAAGGAGAGCTAGGAGGGTTTGGGGTGTGTATATAAGAGGGCTAGTGTGAGCTtagggggaaggaggaggaaaagTGAGATGCAACTTGGAGGAGGGGAGAATCAAAGGTGACACAAAGGGGGGTAGGGTGGGGGGTGGGTGTTCAATAATGAGGCAAAGGCACATATAAACTTGGCCATTTTCCCCATGGATGGGGAATCCTTGGATTTGATACCACCATCACCTGTGACACAAGAGGCATTTCACCACTTTCACTTTGACATATATCACAGCAATTCATTTCATGGACTCATGTGTATGTTATGTTACCCAATTAGTAACAGCaccagtaattttttttataggagcATCAATTTTGATCCATAGAAATATTTGTCTTACTACCCTCTGTTCATATAGACTTTATTTCTGATTGAATCTAGATAAGTACTTGCCCACGTGCGTAGTTATAAATAATGTCTTTTTGACGGACGTGGTATGTCTTATTTGTTGTCGATGACACGTGGGCCACTCTAAAATTCACTATGGCAAgtactaaaaaaaaagaattgtctCCTTTGCATTTTTAAGTCAATGGTGCATTAAAGCGATATAATGCTTGCTTAAATAACAGGGGGGAAATTGCATCATCCAAGCGGCCTAACCTGGAGTCTCTTATACACAACATGGACCTATTTAGTCATGCATCCCAGCTATGATATTTAATAAGTAGCCAACAATGCCATTAATTGGGAAATTTTCTCACTTGCCATGCATACATAGTACCCCTAACGTATGTTGTATAGAGGTGTGTGCCACAAGTCAAAGAAAGAAAGTATAGAGGCAACCATGTAGGAATGGTACATTGGTACATTTTAGAGAATATGCCTGATCAGCTTGAGATTGAGGCAAACTGAAATTAGCTACGATTTGAATCATCTCTCTTTGACAAGAACGGGGGAAAGATGAATGTGTTTTTTACctttggaaaaaggaaaagaggatgaGAGTTGAGACAAGGATTGGAAATGTGATTATCTCCTACACATattttcctgaaaaaaaaatgcacccattttttgaaagaaaaggtGATTATCTAGATGAAGAGAGAGTCCAAGACAAAAGCAGTGACGCATGTATGAGCTAAGAAAAGCTGTAAAGTGGTCTTAGCATTTAGCATTGCATTTTGCATTGTCAAACTTGGTGCGACTGGGGTCGTCGAACATGAGTGGCGACGTCAGAGAATTAAAGCTGGAGATATGGAGCCTTGCAACAACGGCGAGCTTAATTCCTACCCGGTATATGTCACGTATATGACAAGTTCCAATCATGCATAGTCCATCTCTGATCTCTCTATCTTTCTAGTAACTTGTACTAATTAAGCTGACAGTTATAACtagaccaaaaaaaaacatttgcatTCAGTTCAGTGGCTTAAGATTTTTTTGAGCGACTTGATGAAGACTGTACATTGGCACTTCTAGTGGAATAGGATTACTTCCATTAGTTCCATtatcatttctttctttctgattGTGTTGTTTCTGTCATCCTGTGCAAGTATCTGGAGTTCAGTTACTTGGTCTTCGCTGCATTGAGACAGGAGGAGAGGTTTTGAttctctctgattttttttcagttaagaGAATGATCACCACCCTTCCAAGTAGTGAAAACTGAAAAGCAATCATCGATTCCATGTAGTTGAGCCCATGGGCTGATTCAGGTGCTTGTCTAGTCTAGTCTGTGACCAAAACAGGCAAATCCAAAATTTTGTGTCAACGAAATCAGTTAGGCCAAACTGGCTCCATAAGTTCGGCCAATGTTAGTTCAGAGTTCTGAAAACTTTACGAATCCAATCAGGGTTAGAAAACACAAGCAATATGAGTACGTGGCTGTGGATAAATTCAGTGAAAATTACAACCAAAATAATAAGATATGCAGGTAAAGCAGTCGCAACAGGAAAGCGCTAAGCAGAACCAGAttgaaggaaggaaaaaaacattCAAAGAAAAGATGCAGAATAACATTGTACACCGAGTTCATTTTCACTACTAGCAAGTAGGAGTAGTAGCAAATTTCTACAGAACGCATCTAAGAATCTCAGATGTGTTAGGCTGCCATTGGTGCAGAATGTGCACAGATCGCTGTAATCTGTGGACCTGAATTAAGGTGTAATCCTATCCAAGTATCCAACATGGATGGATTCGAACAAAGGAGAAAAAAGCGAGCACAAGAATATTGGGGAATATACATCCATGGCGAGCTTTATGCAAAGCGAGCAATACAGCAATGTGTGTGTGCGTGGGCTCCCCGGAATATTTTTCGTGGGTGGGGCGGTCGGCTCCGGGGACATGACTGCCGGAGCAGTGGCTGCCTCCGATCGATCGCGATTTCTTGTGTGTGGCTGCGTCCCATCGCATCTTTGATCCTAACAAGACGGCAAAAATATGAGATAAACTCGAGAGAGATCATGCTTCAATCTCTTCATCTATCCCAGGGAGAGAGACTCGGAGGTGTTCTTTTTTCGTAAAGAGCTTCAGCTCTGGGAGATGCATGGCCGTCGAGGAGCAGTCAGTCGATTGCAAGTGGAAAGTCTGTGCATCccctcctttttaaaaaaaatatacaagtttaaatttgatctataaatagaaaaacaacaaatttgatTGCAAATTGTACGTGCTATtcacatttaaatttttttttggttgctatTTATATGGGCCGAATTAGTTATTTGTGAAGTGGTATGTCTGCTCtaccttataaaaaaaatgtactccctccgttttagttataagacgttttgactttaatcaaagtcaaactgcttcaaattttaccaattttgtagaaaaaagtagtaacattttcaaatttcaacacaagaaaaatttattatgaaaatatattcaattattgatttgatgaaaccaatttagtattataaatattattacatttatctataaacttagtcaaacttgaaacagtttgactttgaccaaaataaaaacatcttataaattgaaatggagggagtatatatgtttttatggtttttttagccatatgaaaattaaaagaacgTTCCTTATGCCTTGTTCGGTTTGGagaggattggaggggattgaggaggaataattccacaccacaatgggtgtggaataaatcccctcgAATCCCTCTCTTACAgagattaaccgaacaaggccttaagGGACAAAAATCCGCCCCTGATTGCAAGAGCAAGATGAACAGATTCGATCTGCCTCAAATAATTGCAGGGCTTGTGTTAATGCATTTCGTTTTCGGAGGAGCTAGAAGTAGTCATCTGTTGAAGATATCTTTATTCTTTGGGTTGTGGGGTGCAGTGAAGACGTGTTGGTAGCACTCTAAATTTGTACATCATTGTTATTGGGATAAAGTGGGCAACTAAGTATAGTCAACCACTTTCTGAACTTGTGATAGATCACATAATCCATCTCATTCATTTGGTGTTTGGAATAATCATTCACAAATTACTCGGGAAAGATAGTGCTGGAACTCCAGAGTCTACTGATgagaagagatgagatgagatcggCAGAGCTCCCGCCCTTTtcgttaaagaaaaaaaagaaaagattgtgCAATGATTCTACTTAGTGACCTACTTGTTTCAGCTTTTCTGATGCAACTTACAATCTAAAGACACATTATCAAAGCAATAAGACTTTTAAACTGCTAGTATATATGGTTCTAAAGA is part of the Oryza glaberrima chromosome 4, OglaRS2, whole genome shotgun sequence genome and encodes:
- the LOC127771105 gene encoding uncharacterized protein LOC127771105, with amino-acid sequence MAARGSKKRKLAEEDPGIIGAGRPPSPPSGSRGSADWRLGVVVVADPDSDQGSCDSLLSDATTRLTQDDAAEAASRLLIAVVVRSPLALLAFVQRLTPEAVFRAIDWDLVPSGEIAEGRTHWTEEELRVFLQSCLEEIQARNIISSSPEAQGFINLERKMLERAGKIVTKKQVKWRWVKSRKNFNMWTWLESKATGFARDPVTQAILAPDKWWESQESERKGAKAFKDAPLKCIDEHHAVFQGRMVVEDHSNVPGAQPVVDQQPAHQPMINVEDIRAPPLPPPSAAARVKGKRPSATESGTSGSSSKSRTCSDSSDEALHRLADDSRVESMESLAEREEEKKVRGLEACMDMVEADGYPPGSELWYMAAQLFRDDACWHQFFLDDRHTAESRLRFIQVHCNWLRRGAAPSATAHRNQPVC
- the LOC127771104 gene encoding probable sulfate transporter 3.3 codes for the protein MVGMRGAYGYNDNGNEGGVVVGGGEAEAEIAAMAVLHKVAAPPAQSTASKLKARVKETFFPDDPFRGFKGKPLTTKWVMAVQYLFPILDWVPSYSFSLFKSDLVAGLTIASLAIPQGISYAKLASLPPIIGLYSSFVPPMVYAVLGSSRDLAVGPVSIASLIMGSMLRQAVSPAAEPLLFLQLAFTSTFFAGLVQASLGILRLGFIIDFLSKATLVGFMAGAAIIVSLQQLKALLGIVHFTTEMGLVPVMASVIHHTKEWSWQTILMAVCFLVLLLTARHVSMKWPKLFWVSACAPLACVIVSTLLVFLFKAQKHGISIIGQLKCGLNRPSWDKLLFDPQYLGLTVKTGLVTGIISLTEGVAVGRTFASLKDYQVDGNKEMMAIGLMNIVGSCTSCYVTTGAFSRSAVNHNAGCKTAMSNVIMALTVMVTLLFLMPLFVYTPNVVLGAIIIAAVIGLIDLPAVYNIWKMDKMDFLVCLCAFAGVIFISVQQGLAIAVGISIFRVLLQITRPKMMIQGNIKGTDIYRNLHQYKDAQRVPGFLILTVEAPINFANTNYLNERIKRWIEEESSAGTKQSELHFVILDLSAVPAIDTSGISFLIDLKKSTEKHGLELILVNPTGEVMEKIQRANDAHGHFKSDILYLTTGEAVASLSTFSKMTAP